Below is a window of Bacillota bacterium DNA.
AAAGGTAGATGACCTCCTGGACATCGTAGCGAAGACGCTGCAAGAAACGGCCTACTATTCACGTGGCCTTATCTACAAGTTCTTTCATGACATAAGTCAGGTTGGTCAAGGGCCATCTGTTTAACAGGTTATTCAAGGTTTCTCAGCCTAGTAAGGAGGGAGAGAAAGACATGGAAGATAGGGAGCGAGAGCGACGGCTGAAATGGTTTCGAGAGGCGCGGTTTGGCATGTTCATCCATTGGGGCCTATATTCCCAGTTGGGGCGTCACGAATGGGTGATGAATCGGGAACGGATTCCAATTGAAGAATATGAGAAGTTGGCTTCAACGTGGAAGCCGAAGCCAAATGCTGCGCGAGACTGGGCGAGGCTCGCGAAGCAGGCCGGTATGCGGTATATGGTGATGACTACCAAGCATCATGAAGGATTCTGCCTTTTCGACTCAAAGCTCACCGACTACAATGCAGCAAAATGCGGCCCTGGCAGGGATCTGGTGGCCGAATTTGTTGAAGCAGCAAGGGCCGAGGGACTGAGAGTAGGGTTCTATTATTCTCTCATGGACTGGCATCATCCTGATGGAGCTAGATGCAAGAAAGATGAAGCTGCGCGACGCCGCTTCGTGGATTACATACATGGTCAGGTACGGGAACTTTGCACAAATTATGGAAAGATAGATGTTATGTGGTATGATGTTGCCTGGCCTCTCGATGCCGAGGAATGGGAATCAGCAAAGATGAATTCCATGGTGCGCCAACTGCAGCCAGACATTGTGATTAATAACCGCTCTAAATTGCCAGAGGACTTTGACACCCCAGAGCAGCATATAACCCCATCCAAGGGCGATCGAGCCTGGGAGTCATGCATGACTTTCAATGATAGCTGGGGCTACACGCCCATTGATAAGAATTATAAAAGCGCCTGGCACGTGGTTTCTATGCTTCGCCAGGTGGCCGCAGGTGGCGGAAATCTCCTTCTCAACATTGGTCCGGGGCCGGATGGGAGTGTCCCCGAAATCTGTGAAAGAGAACTTCTCAAGGTAGGAGAATGGTTGCGAAAATATGGCCCTGCTGTCTACGAGGCGACTGACCCGATGGAACAGGAGTGGATGATAACCGGCGCATTTACCCGTAAAGGTGACACTCTTTATTTCCATTGTAATCGTTGGCCAGGCAAGGAGTTGGCTATTGGCGGCCTGGTATGCAAGGTGCTCAAAGCGAGGTTTATGAATGGCCCGGAGATTGAGTTCACTCAGGCGCGCGATAGGCTTGTCCTGCGCGGATTGCCGGAGGAGCCGCTAGATCCATTGGCCACCGTGATAGAGTTGG
It encodes the following:
- a CDS encoding alpha-L-fucosidase; the protein is MEDRERERRLKWFREARFGMFIHWGLYSQLGRHEWVMNRERIPIEEYEKLASTWKPKPNAARDWARLAKQAGMRYMVMTTKHHEGFCLFDSKLTDYNAAKCGPGRDLVAEFVEAARAEGLRVGFYYSLMDWHHPDGARCKKDEAARRRFVDYIHGQVRELCTNYGKIDVMWYDVAWPLDAEEWESAKMNSMVRQLQPDIVINNRSKLPEDFDTPEQHITPSKGDRAWESCMTFNDSWGYTPIDKNYKSAWHVVSMLRQVAAGGGNLLLNIGPGPDGSVPEICERELLKVGEWLRKYGPAVYEATDPMEQEWMITGAFTRKGDTLYFHCNRWPGKELAIGGLVCKVLKARFMNGPEIEFTQARDRLVLRGLPEEPLDPLATVIELEVEGPPRQVLGPGCVLLE